Proteins from a genomic interval of Blastopirellula marina:
- a CDS encoding scaffolding protein, with translation MSDTSALYKEGEKLRDEGKYAEAVEKFKAVLAAKPEHVLSHMALAVTYGNLNDFENACYHAEMACQLEPTEPFNFTALSVTYQKAFEATRDPKYIEKAEQAKHHSDVSRGGM, from the coding sequence ATGTCCGATACGTCTGCCCTGTACAAAGAAGGCGAAAAGCTTCGAGACGAAGGTAAATATGCCGAAGCCGTCGAGAAATTCAAAGCGGTTTTGGCAGCAAAGCCTGAACATGTCCTGTCGCATATGGCCTTGGCGGTGACCTACGGGAATCTGAACGACTTCGAGAATGCCTGCTACCACGCCGAGATGGCCTGTCAGTTGGAGCCGACCGAACCGTTCAACTTCACGGCCCTTAGCGTGACCTACCAAAAGGCCTTCGAGGCAACCCGCGATCCGAAGTACATCGAGAAGGCCGAACAGGCCAAGCATCACTCCGATGTCTCGCGCGGTGGCATGTAA
- a CDS encoding RAD55 family ATPase produces MSAARQTTGIPKLDEHLGGGLIPGTLTLVIGATGIGKTQMGVHFAHAGQEADNHKGIFFDMSTRGDSQSHVEYAERMFGWAPIEADSHKQPDLENFFESDLTHGEMLHVFDYQGKRVSRREMDWDELGHWQKQINEKLATTIGYLYGNFTRGCRRVVIDGLEPVDVPAESIQIELFEYVYHQVLRKDPMWVARDLFRQAFRRNSEAAEKHNYDSQSIGCMMLQTSKEAMLEHLISRNLDEGDLISGANTVIYMGKMLEGTKIRRAMYISKHRGSAATDEIIPYHIDDAGIQIDG; encoded by the coding sequence ATGTCTGCAGCACGACAAACGACTGGAATTCCCAAGCTGGATGAGCACCTCGGAGGAGGCCTGATTCCTGGCACGCTGACGCTAGTGATCGGTGCGACCGGCATTGGCAAGACGCAAATGGGAGTTCACTTCGCCCACGCCGGGCAGGAAGCCGACAACCACAAGGGGATCTTCTTCGACATGAGCACGCGGGGAGACTCGCAGAGCCATGTCGAGTACGCCGAGCGAATGTTCGGCTGGGCACCGATCGAAGCCGACTCGCATAAGCAGCCTGACCTGGAGAACTTCTTCGAGTCGGACCTGACGCACGGCGAGATGCTGCATGTGTTCGACTACCAAGGCAAACGAGTCTCGCGCCGCGAGATGGACTGGGACGAACTGGGCCATTGGCAGAAGCAAATCAACGAGAAGCTGGCGACCACAATCGGCTACCTGTACGGCAATTTCACGCGAGGTTGCCGCCGCGTGGTGATCGACGGGCTGGAGCCAGTCGACGTACCGGCCGAGTCGATTCAGATCGAGCTATTCGAGTACGTCTATCACCAGGTGCTCCGCAAAGACCCGATGTGGGTCGCACGCGATCTCTTTCGCCAGGCATTTCGCCGCAACAGCGAAGCGGCCGAGAAGCACAACTACGACAGCCAATCGATCGGCTGCATGATGCTGCAGACGTCCAAAGAAGCCATGCTCGAGCACCTGATCTCCCGCAATCTGGACGAAGGGGATTTGATCAGCGGTGCGAACACCGTCATTTACATGGGCAAGATGCTCGAAGGCACCAAGATCCGCCGAGCCATGTATATTAGCAAACACCGCGGCAGCGCCGCGACCGATGAGATTATCCCATACCACATCGACGATGCTGGGATTCAGATCGACGGGTAA
- a CDS encoding TetR/AcrR family transcriptional regulator, which translates to MTKPTSDQPEKAKPGRPPVYTEQERCQRLLRAAEEVFTSTGYGAATMEEIAKSAGMSKKTLYAIYPDKEHLFAAMVGGLGDSPWENDTTQAEDAGVELRRRLHAMVQFIMTSRQVRLTRLLISEAERTPKLARDFHDRVISKARRYLGEAVERARDEGVGPRIDDIDQMTATLLGAALARNHLGALFGRTPKATKKQLEDQVDTALRLLGY; encoded by the coding sequence ATGACCAAACCCACATCCGACCAGCCCGAGAAGGCCAAACCAGGCCGACCGCCGGTTTATACCGAACAGGAGCGCTGTCAGCGTCTGTTAAGGGCGGCCGAAGAGGTATTCACCTCGACTGGCTACGGCGCGGCAACCATGGAGGAAATTGCCAAATCGGCAGGCATGTCCAAGAAGACACTCTATGCGATCTACCCGGACAAAGAGCATTTGTTCGCCGCGATGGTCGGCGGTTTGGGGGATTCGCCGTGGGAAAACGACACCACCCAGGCCGAGGACGCCGGAGTTGAACTGCGTCGTCGGCTGCATGCGATGGTGCAGTTCATCATGACCTCGCGGCAGGTTCGCTTGACGAGGCTGTTGATCTCGGAAGCGGAACGCACCCCCAAGCTGGCTCGGGACTTTCATGACCGCGTGATCTCGAAAGCACGCCGCTACCTGGGCGAAGCAGTCGAGCGAGCGCGTGATGAAGGGGTCGGCCCGCGGATCGACGACATCGATCAAATGACCGCCACGCTGCTGGGGGCAGCTTTGGCTCGCAATCACCTGGGTGCGCTGTTCGGCCGAACCCCTAAGGCCACAAAAAAACAACTGGAAGACCAGGTCGACACGGCGCTGCGGCTGCTGGGGTACTAA
- a CDS encoding SMP-30/gluconolactonase/LRE family protein produces MRVSSLALTLLTCAAMAATAIADDVKKTIGEIERLDPAFDELVPKDAKIEVLADGFEWSEGPVWMPKGFLLFSDIPNNRIVKYKPGHGTDVFMQPAGYTGMPKFEGQEPGTNGLAISPEGHLTMCCHGDRNITQMIDGERKVLVSHYEGKRLNSPNDLVYHSNGDLYFTDPPYGLPGGLNGKEADLDYCGVYRLGKDGKLTLLTKECPRPNGIAFSPDEKTLYVADSQECHWKAFPVKEDGTLGESKMFYDAKQWRGKRPGGSDGMKVDTNGNVWATGPGGVLVFTPEGKLLGRISTGERTANCAFGPDGTLYLTADMYLCRVKTNAKGLIGSK; encoded by the coding sequence ATGCGTGTTTCCTCCCTGGCACTAACTTTGCTGACCTGTGCGGCGATGGCTGCCACGGCCATAGCTGATGATGTTAAAAAAACGATTGGCGAGATCGAACGGCTTGACCCTGCGTTTGATGAGTTGGTTCCCAAAGATGCCAAAATCGAAGTGCTGGCTGATGGGTTCGAGTGGTCGGAAGGACCGGTCTGGATGCCCAAGGGTTTCCTGCTGTTCAGCGACATCCCCAATAACCGGATCGTGAAGTACAAGCCTGGGCACGGGACCGATGTTTTCATGCAGCCTGCCGGGTACACCGGGATGCCCAAGTTTGAAGGGCAAGAGCCTGGCACCAACGGCCTGGCGATCTCTCCGGAAGGGCACCTGACGATGTGCTGCCATGGCGATCGCAACATCACGCAGATGATCGACGGCGAACGCAAGGTGCTGGTCTCGCACTACGAAGGGAAACGCCTGAACAGCCCGAACGACTTGGTTTATCACTCCAACGGCGACCTCTACTTCACCGATCCTCCGTACGGCCTGCCAGGCGGATTGAACGGGAAGGAAGCCGACCTCGATTACTGCGGCGTTTATCGCTTGGGCAAAGATGGCAAGCTGACGCTGTTGACCAAGGAATGCCCTCGCCCCAACGGCATTGCTTTCTCACCGGATGAAAAGACCCTGTACGTGGCGGACTCGCAAGAGTGCCACTGGAAAGCGTTCCCAGTGAAGGAAGATGGCACGCTGGGCGAAAGCAAAATGTTCTACGACGCGAAACAGTGGCGTGGCAAGCGTCCAGGTGGTAGTGACGGCATGAAGGTCGACACCAACGGCAACGTCTGGGCAACCGGTCCAGGCGGCGTGCTGGTCTTCACCCCAGAAGGCAAGCTGCTGGGTCGCATCAGCACCGGCGAACGCACCGCCAACTGCGCCTTCGGCCCGGACGGCACGCTGTACCTGACGGCCGACATGTACCTGTGCCGGGTGAAGACGAACGCGAAGGGCCTGATCGGGTCGAAGTAA
- a CDS encoding multidrug effflux MFS transporter, with the protein MASRQIHPWLIAPILGILGAVGPLAIDLYLPGMPQITSELGISEGVVQFSLMTFLAGLMMGQLFYGPLSDRVGRKPMIVGGLLLFIVASLGCAFVQNGEQLLALRFVQGLGGAIGRVAGMAVVRDLYTGPTAAKLVAMMMLVLGLAPILGPLMGSAILMFASWRWIFVFLALFGVGCIVLVMTLMPETRLPHQRTSSHPIAALKNYGSLLVSRQYMPYVATMAFAQAGIYAYLTGSSFAFINIHGISPTLFSCIFASNAVGLMIGAQSGTRLLGRFSAETIIRRALATYILAAVTLLSLELAGEMNVVLLPVLLFVIITSIGFVLPLCGVMALESQGKISGTAAALMGACQFGFGTIAALVIGLTANGTAIPMAVTIALAAIAAGITANWAFPKPEPSEELCLGEKSV; encoded by the coding sequence ATGGCCTCGCGGCAAATTCACCCCTGGTTGATCGCTCCCATCTTGGGAATTCTAGGGGCGGTTGGCCCCTTGGCGATCGACTTATACCTGCCAGGCATGCCGCAAATCACGTCCGAACTGGGTATCAGCGAAGGGGTCGTCCAGTTCAGCCTGATGACCTTCCTGGCCGGGCTGATGATGGGACAGTTATTCTATGGCCCCCTTTCCGATCGTGTCGGGCGTAAGCCGATGATCGTGGGTGGCCTGCTGCTGTTTATCGTCGCGTCGCTGGGGTGTGCATTCGTGCAAAATGGGGAACAACTCCTCGCGCTGCGTTTCGTCCAAGGACTGGGCGGGGCGATTGGCCGTGTCGCTGGCATGGCCGTCGTACGCGATCTTTACACCGGGCCGACCGCCGCCAAACTGGTCGCCATGATGATGCTGGTGCTGGGGCTGGCCCCAATTCTGGGTCCCTTGATGGGCTCGGCTATTTTGATGTTCGCTTCCTGGCGATGGATCTTTGTGTTTCTCGCGCTGTTTGGGGTTGGTTGCATCGTGCTCGTGATGACGCTGATGCCGGAAACCCGCCTGCCGCATCAGCGAACTTCCAGTCACCCGATCGCTGCCCTGAAGAACTACGGCTCGCTACTGGTTAGTCGGCAGTACATGCCGTATGTGGCAACAATGGCCTTTGCTCAGGCAGGCATTTACGCCTACCTGACCGGTTCGTCGTTCGCGTTCATCAACATCCATGGCATTTCGCCAACCCTTTTCAGCTGCATCTTTGCATCGAATGCGGTTGGACTGATGATTGGTGCTCAGAGTGGTACGCGACTGCTGGGGCGTTTCAGTGCCGAAACCATCATCCGCAGGGCGCTGGCCACCTACATCCTGGCCGCCGTGACACTCCTTTCGCTAGAGCTGGCTGGCGAAATGAACGTCGTGCTGCTGCCAGTCTTGCTGTTTGTGATCATCACATCGATCGGCTTCGTCTTGCCCCTGTGCGGTGTGATGGCGTTGGAATCCCAGGGCAAGATCTCCGGCACCGCCGCCGCGCTGATGGGTGCCTGCCAGTTCGGCTTCGGTACGATCGCGGCGCTCGTGATTGGCCTGACTGCTAACGGAACCGCGATTCCCATGGCTGTGACGATTGCCCTGGCCGCGATTGCCGCAGGCATCACCGCGAATTGGGCGTTTCCCAAGCCAGAACCAAGCGAAGAACTTTGTCTGGGCGAGAAGAGTGTCTAA
- a CDS encoding carbon-nitrogen hydrolase family protein, which translates to MRIPSCAFVLVSFLTVSLVQAEECSTALWKPYSPRDEIRPEFQIDKQGGLDGQPGYVIVHDQRDALDGAWKCELPIEGGQYYQLSVAANLSEVSEPRRGVYAEVWFTNEKDQVVKYESGDQSRPYYAAAAEPDEAGWTRFTGTFPAPKSATKGVVKLQLRWSPESRVVWSDVSLQKADPPKARKVRLAAINYRPRNSKSSLESLAQCEPHLAEASDQKADLAVLGEVLTAVGRPDSFEEVAEPIPGPTTNRLGELAAKYDMYLVTSIYEKSEYKIFNTAVLVGPDGKLVGKYRKVCLARDEYRKGVAPGDSFPVFDTPLGKIGMMICFDVHMPEVARGLAANGAEIIAMPIMGGDPNLAKARCIENQVYLVTASYSINDDWMQSGVWDLSGTLRTRATAEDTVVIAEVDLAQPYLWRANMGQFRPRLRHERPGNILPP; encoded by the coding sequence ATGCGAATTCCTTCCTGTGCGTTTGTTCTCGTGTCGTTCCTTACGGTAAGCCTGGTCCAGGCCGAGGAGTGCTCGACCGCGTTGTGGAAGCCCTACAGCCCGCGCGACGAGATTCGTCCTGAGTTCCAAATCGACAAGCAAGGTGGCCTCGACGGGCAGCCTGGGTATGTCATCGTTCATGATCAGCGGGATGCTCTCGACGGTGCGTGGAAGTGTGAATTGCCGATTGAAGGGGGGCAGTACTACCAGCTTTCGGTCGCTGCCAACCTCTCGGAAGTGAGTGAGCCTCGGCGCGGTGTGTATGCGGAAGTGTGGTTCACCAACGAAAAGGATCAGGTCGTAAAGTATGAGTCCGGCGATCAGTCTCGCCCGTATTACGCGGCGGCCGCCGAGCCTGATGAGGCTGGCTGGACGCGGTTCACAGGGACTTTCCCAGCACCCAAGTCGGCCACCAAGGGGGTCGTGAAGCTGCAGCTTCGCTGGTCACCGGAAAGCCGCGTGGTATGGAGTGATGTTTCGCTGCAGAAGGCCGATCCGCCGAAGGCTCGGAAGGTCCGCCTGGCGGCGATCAACTATCGCCCTCGCAACAGCAAGTCATCGCTTGAATCTCTCGCTCAATGCGAACCACATCTTGCTGAAGCATCTGATCAGAAGGCGGACCTTGCGGTACTTGGAGAAGTGCTGACAGCGGTTGGCAGACCTGATTCGTTTGAAGAGGTTGCCGAACCGATTCCCGGTCCGACAACCAATCGTCTCGGTGAATTGGCGGCCAAGTATGACATGTACCTGGTGACTTCGATTTACGAAAAATCTGAGTACAAGATCTTCAACACGGCGGTGCTGGTCGGGCCTGATGGCAAGCTGGTCGGCAAGTATCGCAAAGTGTGCCTGGCGCGGGACGAGTACCGCAAAGGGGTCGCTCCTGGCGATAGTTTCCCGGTGTTCGACACACCGCTCGGAAAGATCGGCATGATGATCTGTTTCGACGTGCACATGCCCGAAGTAGCTCGCGGCCTGGCGGCCAATGGGGCCGAGATCATCGCCATGCCGATCATGGGGGGCGATCCGAACCTGGCCAAAGCACGCTGCATCGAGAACCAGGTTTACCTGGTAACGGCGTCGTATTCGATTAACGATGACTGGATGCAGTCTGGCGTGTGGGATCTCTCGGGAACGCTTCGCACCAGGGCCACTGCGGAAGACACGGTGGTCATCGCGGAAGTCGACCTCGCCCAACCGTACCTGTGGCGAGCCAACATGGGACAGTTTCGCCCCCGGCTACGCCACGAACGGCCTGGCAATATTCTTCCTCCTTAA
- a CDS encoding vWA domain-containing protein, with the protein MSSIPASPPSPTPQIEIHDAAPRGLLGSAACAAYQSMAFLASFIFHFTLVVVLAMFTFVDPLRQRPLVTVIEPDMTQDLEMFEIELDPMDKISTEMAEASIPVAEMGMGGLVAASLSAPVLIEQAVDPKETVDVQLSDIAMISKDTDSLIQEIPSGTIGSAQEVVSNYQEAMDQIAQELIWMLSKDKVLVIWLFDQSESMKDDQQIIRDRIMRVYQEIGLTEEGQGDMLTTAITCYGQGFQLLTPAPSAVLSEIQQAIDQIQVDDSGEEMSCSAIMEALAQHKKYANIADRKIALILVTDESGNTADNQSQLENAIKAAQQMDCRLFVLGREAMFGYPYAHYEWRHPFDGEVHLLKIDRGPETAFVEQLQTDGYGKRWDAMTAGFGPYEQVRMAKETGGRFFMLPGQEDKIHRVTDRKFDPKTMDYYRPDLRPRAEQVAEIKGDPLKSLVTKVVYDLNPFQEDRADVLTIRHWYSRNPQEMVSQVRREQTEVMPYGRYLDEAIKVMEKNVHLRDESTSNRWKANFDLILGQLYAYRCRAYEYGVSSEQFLKNPTPPDPNRAEYMEFRGWELRTRKELVAADKTQADADRATKLLTQVTKDYAGTPWATRAAWEVKRGFGSTLVPHYFDLRRRKSDQKVPIPKL; encoded by the coding sequence ATGTCAAGCATTCCAGCCTCTCCCCCTTCGCCAACTCCCCAGATCGAAATTCACGATGCCGCACCACGCGGGCTGCTCGGCAGCGCGGCCTGCGCGGCTTATCAATCGATGGCGTTTCTGGCCTCGTTCATCTTTCACTTTACGTTAGTAGTTGTGTTGGCGATGTTCACCTTTGTCGATCCGCTTCGGCAGCGTCCGTTGGTGACCGTGATCGAGCCGGATATGACGCAAGATCTGGAGATGTTTGAAATCGAACTTGATCCGATGGACAAGATTTCAACGGAAATGGCAGAAGCGTCGATACCGGTAGCGGAAATGGGAATGGGAGGCTTGGTGGCAGCTTCGTTGTCGGCCCCCGTGCTGATTGAACAGGCAGTCGATCCCAAGGAGACCGTCGATGTTCAGCTGAGTGACATCGCGATGATCTCAAAGGATACCGACTCGCTGATTCAGGAAATTCCCTCCGGCACAATTGGCTCGGCGCAGGAAGTCGTTTCCAACTATCAGGAAGCGATGGACCAGATCGCGCAGGAATTGATCTGGATGCTTTCCAAAGACAAGGTCCTTGTGATCTGGTTGTTCGACCAGTCGGAAAGCATGAAGGACGATCAACAGATTATTCGCGATCGGATCATGCGTGTGTACCAAGAAATCGGCCTGACCGAGGAAGGCCAGGGAGATATGCTGACCACCGCGATCACCTGTTATGGTCAAGGTTTTCAGTTGCTCACGCCAGCCCCGTCGGCAGTGTTAAGCGAAATTCAGCAAGCAATCGACCAGATTCAGGTCGATGATTCAGGCGAGGAGATGAGCTGTTCGGCCATCATGGAAGCGTTGGCCCAGCACAAGAAGTATGCCAACATTGCTGACCGCAAGATCGCTCTCATTCTTGTTACCGACGAAAGTGGCAACACGGCCGACAACCAGTCGCAGCTGGAAAACGCGATTAAAGCGGCCCAGCAGATGGATTGCCGGTTGTTCGTGTTGGGTCGCGAAGCGATGTTTGGTTATCCCTATGCCCATTATGAGTGGCGGCATCCTTTCGATGGTGAAGTTCACTTACTGAAAATCGATCGCGGTCCTGAGACGGCCTTTGTCGAACAGCTGCAAACCGACGGCTACGGCAAACGCTGGGATGCGATGACCGCTGGCTTCGGTCCCTACGAACAGGTTCGCATGGCTAAGGAAACGGGCGGGCGTTTCTTCATGCTTCCTGGGCAGGAAGACAAAATCCACCGCGTGACCGATCGCAAGTTCGATCCCAAAACGATGGACTACTACCGGCCGGACTTGCGTCCGCGGGCCGAGCAGGTGGCCGAGATCAAAGGAGACCCACTGAAAAGCCTGGTAACCAAAGTCGTGTACGATCTGAATCCTTTCCAGGAAGATCGGGCCGACGTGCTGACCATCCGTCACTGGTACAGCCGCAATCCACAGGAGATGGTCAGCCAGGTTCGCCGAGAGCAAACCGAGGTCATGCCTTACGGCCGCTACCTGGACGAAGCAATCAAGGTGATGGAGAAGAATGTCCATCTGCGTGACGAGTCGACCTCAAATCGCTGGAAGGCGAACTTCGATCTCATTCTCGGTCAGCTGTATGCCTATCGCTGCCGAGCCTACGAGTACGGAGTCAGCAGCGAACAGTTTCTGAAGAATCCTACGCCGCCAGATCCTAATCGAGCGGAATATATGGAGTTCCGCGGCTGGGAGCTGCGAACGCGCAAGGAATTAGTGGCTGCCGACAAAACCCAGGCCGACGCCGACCGCGCGACGAAGTTGCTTACCCAGGTAACGAAGGATTACGCGGGTACCCCCTGGGCAACGCGAGCTGCCTGGGAAGTCAAACGGGGCTTCGGTTCGACGTTGGTCCCGCACTACTTCGACCTCCGCCGCCGCAAGAGCGACCAGAAGGTACCGATTCCAAAACTTTAG
- the ilvB gene encoding biosynthetic-type acetolactate synthase large subunit, which yields MLGADIMIESLVRHGVEVLFAYPGGCSMPLHQALTRYKDKIRTILPRHEQGGCFAAQGVARSTGKVGAAMATSGPGATNLVTAIADAKLDSIPLIAISAQVPRAVIGSDAFQETPIVEVCRGITKHHYLVTDIKDLCRIMKEAFHIATTGRPGPVLIDIPKDVQLEQTVPDWDCEMNLPGYNISSRVAKPEQIRQVAAAIKRAKRPIIYAGGGIITSEASEELRELIKKTGIPTTMTVMGLGVFPNSDPLSLDMLGMHGTVYANMAVSECDLLIGLGVRFDDRVTGKLSEFAKDAKIVHIDIDPGELNKNKTAHIPIVSDLKPALKMLNEVVEAPEDISAWVAHCMDMKKKDPLTYNKEFDGILQQHAIAELSRITQDRETIISVGVGQHQMWAAQFYQFKKPRTWMSSSGLGTMGFGLPAAMGAQAANPNALCIDIEGDGSFQMNIQELATCYCENLPVKVMLLNNQHLGMVVQWEDRFMAGNRAHTYLGPIHHEEWYGKGEDIYPKETYPNFVQIAKGYGCGGATIRAKKDLLPALEEMIAYDGPYVLDVQVPYQEHVLPMIPSGMTVKEMIKS from the coding sequence ATGCTAGGCGCCGATATTATGATCGAATCGCTGGTACGACATGGCGTAGAAGTACTCTTCGCTTATCCCGGCGGTTGCAGCATGCCGCTTCACCAGGCCCTTACACGCTACAAAGACAAGATCCGCACGATCCTGCCGCGTCACGAACAAGGTGGTTGCTTCGCCGCTCAAGGTGTTGCCCGCTCGACCGGTAAGGTCGGTGCCGCCATGGCTACCAGCGGTCCCGGTGCCACGAACCTGGTTACGGCAATCGCCGACGCCAAGCTCGACAGCATTCCGCTGATCGCCATCAGCGCCCAGGTTCCGCGTGCCGTTATCGGTAGCGACGCGTTCCAGGAAACGCCCATCGTGGAAGTGTGCCGCGGGATCACCAAGCACCATTACCTGGTGACCGACATCAAAGACCTGTGTCGGATCATGAAGGAAGCGTTCCACATCGCCACGACCGGCCGCCCTGGCCCCGTGCTGATCGACATCCCGAAAGACGTTCAGCTCGAACAAACGGTTCCTGATTGGGACTGCGAAATGAACCTGCCTGGCTACAACATCAGTTCGCGCGTTGCCAAGCCGGAACAAATTCGCCAGGTGGCTGCCGCGATCAAGCGTGCCAAACGCCCGATCATTTACGCCGGTGGCGGTATCATCACCTCGGAAGCTTCCGAAGAACTTCGTGAGCTGATCAAGAAGACCGGCATTCCAACCACCATGACGGTCATGGGCTTGGGCGTGTTCCCAAACTCTGATCCGCTTTCGCTTGATATGCTCGGCATGCACGGCACCGTTTACGCCAACATGGCCGTGAGCGAGTGCGACCTGCTGATCGGCCTGGGCGTTCGTTTCGACGACCGCGTCACCGGTAAGCTGAGCGAGTTCGCCAAGGACGCCAAGATCGTTCACATCGACATCGACCCAGGCGAACTGAACAAGAACAAGACCGCCCACATTCCGATTGTCAGCGACCTGAAGCCAGCACTGAAGATGCTGAACGAAGTGGTCGAAGCACCCGAAGATATTTCTGCCTGGGTGGCTCACTGCATGGACATGAAGAAAAAGGATCCGTTGACCTACAACAAAGAGTTCGACGGCATTCTGCAGCAGCACGCCATCGCCGAGCTTTCGCGTATCACGCAAGATCGCGAAACGATCATCTCGGTGGGCGTGGGTCAGCACCAGATGTGGGCGGCTCAGTTCTATCAGTTCAAGAAGCCACGCACCTGGATGTCCAGCAGCGGCCTGGGCACGATGGGCTTTGGCCTTCCGGCTGCCATGGGCGCTCAAGCAGCCAACCCCAATGCCCTGTGTATCGACATCGAAGGGGACGGCAGTTTCCAGATGAACATCCAGGAACTGGCCACCTGCTACTGCGAAAATCTGCCGGTGAAAGTGATGTTGCTCAACAACCAGCACCTGGGCATGGTGGTTCAGTGGGAAGATCGCTTCATGGCCGGTAACCGAGCCCACACCTACCTGGGCCCGATCCATCACGAAGAATGGTACGGCAAGGGTGAAGACATCTACCCGAAAGAGACCTACCCGAACTTCGTCCAGATTGCCAAGGGCTACGGCTGCGGTGGTGCCACCATCCGCGCCAAGAAGGACCTGCTTCCAGCCCTGGAAGAAATGATCGCTTACGACGGCCCGTACGTGCTGGACGTTCAAGTTCCTTACCAGGAACACGTGCTGCCAATGATCCCAAGCGGCATGACCGTGAAGGAAATGATCAAGTCGTAA
- the lpxA gene encoding acyl-ACP--UDP-N-acetylglucosamine O-acyltransferase — MTQIHPSAIVHPSAEIGENVTIGPFCVVEENTKVGDGCQLNSFVSIKQGTRLGANNKVHEHAVIGGPPQHLRAGSDLGDVIIGTGNVIREFTTIHRGLAPGKDTVIGDNNLLMVQAHVGHDTIIGNNTIITNNVMLGGHVVIEDRAYVSGAVAVHQFCRIGRNAMVGGQAHVVQDVAPYVTVDGCSSLVVGLNIIGLKRSGFSPEQLSELKRAYRIIFRSNLTNREALERVRREFPMSPAVHFADFLAESERGFIQARSRGRGVDVSRPQLRVLSNGEDNTSDASRRAG, encoded by the coding sequence GTGACTCAGATCCACCCTTCCGCAATCGTTCATCCATCGGCGGAAATTGGCGAAAACGTCACGATCGGCCCATTCTGTGTCGTTGAAGAAAACACCAAGGTTGGGGATGGCTGTCAGCTGAATTCCTTTGTCTCGATCAAACAAGGCACCCGACTTGGGGCCAACAATAAAGTCCACGAACATGCCGTCATCGGCGGGCCTCCGCAGCACCTACGTGCAGGCAGCGACTTGGGTGACGTGATCATCGGTACGGGCAACGTCATCCGAGAATTCACCACCATCCACCGTGGCTTAGCACCCGGCAAGGATACGGTCATCGGTGATAACAATCTGCTGATGGTTCAAGCCCACGTCGGCCACGACACGATCATCGGCAACAACACCATTATCACTAACAACGTAATGCTGGGCGGTCACGTCGTTATCGAAGACCGAGCCTACGTCAGTGGTGCCGTTGCTGTGCACCAGTTCTGCCGCATTGGCCGCAACGCTATGGTCGGCGGTCAGGCACACGTCGTGCAAGACGTCGCCCCGTATGTCACCGTCGATGGCTGCAGCAGCCTGGTGGTGGGACTGAACATCATCGGCCTGAAACGAAGCGGATTCTCGCCAGAACAGCTTTCGGAATTGAAGCGGGCCTACCGCATCATCTTCCGCTCGAACCTGACCAATCGGGAAGCCCTGGAACGCGTTCGACGCGAATTCCCGATGAGCCCAGCGGTTCACTTCGCCGACTTCCTGGCCGAAAGCGAACGCGGCTTTATCCAGGCCCGCAGCCGTGGCCGCGGTGTGGACGTCAGCCGTCCGCAACTTCGTGTTCTGTCGAATGGCGAAGACAACACCAGCGACGCAAGCCGCCGTGCTGGTTAA